In a genomic window of Jaculus jaculus isolate mJacJac1 chromosome 8, mJacJac1.mat.Y.cur, whole genome shotgun sequence:
- the Klc4 gene encoding kinesin light chain 4 isoform X1, which translates to MKLLGRVSSGLWPGRCSQSFCSEHSPGKIPLARMSGLVLGQRDEPAGHRLSQEEILGSTRLVSQGLEALHSEHQAVLQSLSHTIECLQQGGHEEGLVHEKARQLRRSLENIELGLSEAQVMLALASHLSTVESEKQKLRAQVRRLCQENQWLRDELAGTQQRLQRSEQAVAQLEEEKKHLEFLGQLRQYDEDGQTTEEKEGDTTKDSLDDLFPNEEEEDPSNGLSRGQGAAAAQQGGYEIPARLRTLHNLVIQYAAQGRYEVAVPLCKQALEDLERTSGRGHPDVATMLNILALVYRDQNKYKEAAHLLNDALSIRESTLGRDHPAVAATLNNLAVLYGKRGKYKEAEPLCQRALEIREKVLGTDHPDVAKQLNNLALLCQNQGKYEAVERYYQRALAIYEGQLGPDNPNVARTKNNLASCYLKQGKYAEAETLYKEILTRAHVQEFGSVDDDHKPIWMHAEEREEMSKSRHREGGTPYAEYGGWYKACKVSSPTVNTTLRNLGALYRRQGKLEAAETLEECALRSRKQGSDPISQTKVAELLGEGDGRRTSQESPGDSVKFEGGEDASVAVEWSGDGTGTLQRSGSLGKIRDVLRRSSELLVRKLQGAEPRPSSSNMKRAASLSYLNQPSAAPLQVSRGLSASTVDLSSSS; encoded by the exons ATGAAA TTACTGGGCAGAGTTTCTTCCGGGCTTTGGCCTGGGCGCTGCAGCCAAAGCTTCTGCTCTGAACACAG cccaggcaagaTCCCCCTGGCCAGGATGTCAGGCCTGGTGCTGGGGCAGCGGGATGAGCCTGCAGGGCACCGGCTCAGCCAAGAGGAGATCCTTGGGAGTACCAGGCTGGTGAGCCAAGGGCTGGAGGCTCTACACAGTGAACACCAGGCCGTGCTGCAAAGTCTGTCCCATACTATTGAGTGTCTGCAGCAGGGTGGCCACGAGGAAGGTCTGGTGCACGAGAAGGCCCGGCAGCTGCGCCGTTCACTGGAGAACATTGAGCTGGGACTGAGTGAAGCTCAG GTGATGTTGGCTCTTGCCAGCCACCTGAGTACAGTGGAGTCAGAGAAGCAGAAGCTACGGGCTCAGGTGCGGCGGCTGTGCCAGGAGAACCAGTGGCTCCGGGACGAGCTGGCAGGCACTCAGCAGCGGCTGCAGCGCAGTGAACAGGCTGTGGCTCAgctggaggaagaaaagaagcatctggagttcctgggaCAGCTGCGCCAGTATGATGAGGACGGGCAAACCACG gaggagaaggaaggagatacCACCAAGGATTCCCTGGATGACCtcttccccaatgaggaggaagaggacccCAGCAATGGCT TGTCCCGCGGCCAGGGCGCTGCGGCAGCCCAGCAGGGGGGATATGAGATCCCAGCGAGGTTGCGGACGCTTCATAACCTGGTCATCCAGTACGCAGCCCAGGGCCGCTACGAGGTGGCCGTGCCACTCTGCAAACAGGCACTAGAAGACTTGGAGCGCACATCTggccgaggccaccctgatgtgGCCACCATGCTCAACATCCTGGCTTTGGTGTATCG GGACCAGAATAAGTACAAGGAAGCTGCCCACTTGCTGAATGATGCCCTCAGCATCCGGGAGAGCACCCTGGGCCGGGACCACCCAGCT GTGGCTGCCACACTCAACAACCTAGCTGTGCTGTATGGCAAAAGGGGCAAATACAAGGAGGCAGAGCCCCTGTGCCAGCGGGCACTGGAGATCCGAGAAAAG GTCCTGGGCACTGACCATCCAGATGTGGCAAAACAGTTGAACAACCTGGCCTTACTGTGTCAAAACCAGGGCAAGTATGAGGCTGTGGAACGCTATTACCAGCGGGCACTGGCCATCTATGAAGGGCAGCTGGGGCCGGATAACCCTAATGTAGCTCGGACCAAGAACAACCTG GCCTCCTGTTACCTAAAGCAGGGCAAATACGCCGAGGCTGAGACCCTATACAAAGAGATCCTGACCCGTGCCCATGTGCAGGAGTTTGGGTCTGTGGATG ATGACCACAAGCCCATCTGGATGCACGCAGAGGAGCGGGAGGAAATGAGCAAA AGCCGGCACCGGGAGGGTGGCACGCCCTATGCAGAGTATGGAGGCTGGTACAAGGCCTGCAAAGTGAGCAG CCCCACGGTGAACACAACTCTGAGAAACTTGGGAGCTCTGTACAGACGCCAAGGAAAGCTGGAGGCAGCAGAGACCCTGGAAGAATGTGCCCTGCGTTCCCGGAAACAG gGTTCTGACCCTATCAGCCAGACCAAAGTGGCCGAGCTGCTAGGCGAAGGTGATGGCAGAAGGACCTCCCAGGAGAGCCCTGGGGACAGTGTGAAGTTCGAGGGAGGTGAAGATGCCTCTGTGGCGGTGGAGTGGTCGGGG GATGGCACTGGGACCCTACAGAGGAGCGGCTCTCTGGGCAAGATCCGGGATGTGCTCCGCAGAAGCAGTGAACTCCTGGTGCGGAAGCTCCAGGGGGCGGAGCCTCGGCCGTCCAG CAGTAACATGAAGAGGGCAGCCTCCTTGAGCTACCTGAATCAACCCAGTGCGGCCCCCCTCCAG GTCTCTCGGGGCCTCAGTGCCAGTACTGTGGATCTGTCTTCAAGCAGCTGA
- the Klc4 gene encoding kinesin light chain 4 isoform X2 yields the protein MSGLVLGQRDEPAGHRLSQEEILGSTRLVSQGLEALHSEHQAVLQSLSHTIECLQQGGHEEGLVHEKARQLRRSLENIELGLSEAQVMLALASHLSTVESEKQKLRAQVRRLCQENQWLRDELAGTQQRLQRSEQAVAQLEEEKKHLEFLGQLRQYDEDGQTTEEKEGDTTKDSLDDLFPNEEEEDPSNGLSRGQGAAAAQQGGYEIPARLRTLHNLVIQYAAQGRYEVAVPLCKQALEDLERTSGRGHPDVATMLNILALVYRDQNKYKEAAHLLNDALSIRESTLGRDHPAVAATLNNLAVLYGKRGKYKEAEPLCQRALEIREKVLGTDHPDVAKQLNNLALLCQNQGKYEAVERYYQRALAIYEGQLGPDNPNVARTKNNLASCYLKQGKYAEAETLYKEILTRAHVQEFGSVDDDHKPIWMHAEEREEMSKSRHREGGTPYAEYGGWYKACKVSSPTVNTTLRNLGALYRRQGKLEAAETLEECALRSRKQGSDPISQTKVAELLGEGDGRRTSQESPGDSVKFEGGEDASVAVEWSGDGTGTLQRSGSLGKIRDVLRRSSELLVRKLQGAEPRPSSSNMKRAASLSYLNQPSAAPLQVSRGLSASTVDLSSSS from the exons ATGTCAGGCCTGGTGCTGGGGCAGCGGGATGAGCCTGCAGGGCACCGGCTCAGCCAAGAGGAGATCCTTGGGAGTACCAGGCTGGTGAGCCAAGGGCTGGAGGCTCTACACAGTGAACACCAGGCCGTGCTGCAAAGTCTGTCCCATACTATTGAGTGTCTGCAGCAGGGTGGCCACGAGGAAGGTCTGGTGCACGAGAAGGCCCGGCAGCTGCGCCGTTCACTGGAGAACATTGAGCTGGGACTGAGTGAAGCTCAG GTGATGTTGGCTCTTGCCAGCCACCTGAGTACAGTGGAGTCAGAGAAGCAGAAGCTACGGGCTCAGGTGCGGCGGCTGTGCCAGGAGAACCAGTGGCTCCGGGACGAGCTGGCAGGCACTCAGCAGCGGCTGCAGCGCAGTGAACAGGCTGTGGCTCAgctggaggaagaaaagaagcatctggagttcctgggaCAGCTGCGCCAGTATGATGAGGACGGGCAAACCACG gaggagaaggaaggagatacCACCAAGGATTCCCTGGATGACCtcttccccaatgaggaggaagaggacccCAGCAATGGCT TGTCCCGCGGCCAGGGCGCTGCGGCAGCCCAGCAGGGGGGATATGAGATCCCAGCGAGGTTGCGGACGCTTCATAACCTGGTCATCCAGTACGCAGCCCAGGGCCGCTACGAGGTGGCCGTGCCACTCTGCAAACAGGCACTAGAAGACTTGGAGCGCACATCTggccgaggccaccctgatgtgGCCACCATGCTCAACATCCTGGCTTTGGTGTATCG GGACCAGAATAAGTACAAGGAAGCTGCCCACTTGCTGAATGATGCCCTCAGCATCCGGGAGAGCACCCTGGGCCGGGACCACCCAGCT GTGGCTGCCACACTCAACAACCTAGCTGTGCTGTATGGCAAAAGGGGCAAATACAAGGAGGCAGAGCCCCTGTGCCAGCGGGCACTGGAGATCCGAGAAAAG GTCCTGGGCACTGACCATCCAGATGTGGCAAAACAGTTGAACAACCTGGCCTTACTGTGTCAAAACCAGGGCAAGTATGAGGCTGTGGAACGCTATTACCAGCGGGCACTGGCCATCTATGAAGGGCAGCTGGGGCCGGATAACCCTAATGTAGCTCGGACCAAGAACAACCTG GCCTCCTGTTACCTAAAGCAGGGCAAATACGCCGAGGCTGAGACCCTATACAAAGAGATCCTGACCCGTGCCCATGTGCAGGAGTTTGGGTCTGTGGATG ATGACCACAAGCCCATCTGGATGCACGCAGAGGAGCGGGAGGAAATGAGCAAA AGCCGGCACCGGGAGGGTGGCACGCCCTATGCAGAGTATGGAGGCTGGTACAAGGCCTGCAAAGTGAGCAG CCCCACGGTGAACACAACTCTGAGAAACTTGGGAGCTCTGTACAGACGCCAAGGAAAGCTGGAGGCAGCAGAGACCCTGGAAGAATGTGCCCTGCGTTCCCGGAAACAG gGTTCTGACCCTATCAGCCAGACCAAAGTGGCCGAGCTGCTAGGCGAAGGTGATGGCAGAAGGACCTCCCAGGAGAGCCCTGGGGACAGTGTGAAGTTCGAGGGAGGTGAAGATGCCTCTGTGGCGGTGGAGTGGTCGGGG GATGGCACTGGGACCCTACAGAGGAGCGGCTCTCTGGGCAAGATCCGGGATGTGCTCCGCAGAAGCAGTGAACTCCTGGTGCGGAAGCTCCAGGGGGCGGAGCCTCGGCCGTCCAG CAGTAACATGAAGAGGGCAGCCTCCTTGAGCTACCTGAATCAACCCAGTGCGGCCCCCCTCCAG GTCTCTCGGGGCCTCAGTGCCAGTACTGTGGATCTGTCTTCAAGCAGCTGA
- the Mrpl2 gene encoding 39S ribosomal protein L2, mitochondrial produces MASCALARALGSLSLATPAVAAPVPSLLPAAQVLSKALLQLPSASVLPPCRPIHSSADLSAKFVSWKSQTKYTIRPLKMRKSGGRDHTGRIRVHGIGGGHKQRYRMIDFLRFRPEPETKPEPFEEKVVVVRYDPCRSADIALVAGGNRKRWIIATENMKAGATILNSNHIGRMAVAAQEGDAHPLGALPIGTLINNVESEPGRGAQYIRAAGTCGVLLRKVNGTAIIQLPSKRQMQVLDTCIATVGRVSNADHNQRVIGKAGRNRWLGKRPNSGLWHRKGGWAGRKIQPLPPMKSYVKLPSAAAQS; encoded by the exons ATGGCCTCCTGCGCCCTGGCCCGCGCTCTGGGCTCGCTGAGCCTGGCGACTCCGGCCGTTGCCGCCCCGGTCCCGAGCCTTCTCCCTGCCGCCCAG GTGCTGAGCAAGGCCCTTCTTCAACTGCCCTCTGCCTCAGTGTTGCCCCCCTGCCGCCCAATACATTCTTCTGCAGACCTTAGTGCCAAGTTTGTGTCCTGGAAGAGTCAAACCAAGTACACCATTAGACCACTGAAGATGAGGAAGTCTGGAGGTCGAGACCACACAG GCCGTATCCGAGTGCATGGCATCGGTGGGGGCCATAAACAGCGTTATCGAATGATTGACTTTCTTCGTTTCCGGCCAGAGCCAGAGACCAAGCCCGAACCCTTTGAGGAGAAGGTTGTTGTAGTCCGCTATGATCCCTGTAG GTCAGCAGACATAGCTCTGGTGGCTGGAGGCAACCGGAAACGCTGGATCATTGCCACCGAAAACATGAAGGCAGGAGCTACAATCCTGAACTCGAACCATATAGGCAGGATGGCAG TCGCTGCTCAGGAAGGAGATGCACACCCTCTCGGGGCTCTGCCCATAGGGACCCTCATCAATAATGTGGAAAGTGAACCCGGCCGAGGAGCCCAGTATATCCGAGCCGCAG GGACCTGTGGTGTGCTGCTGCGGAAGGTGAACGGAACAGCCATCATACAGCTGCCCTCCAAGAGGCagatgcag GTGCTCGATACGTGCATCGCAACAGTAGGCCGAGTGTCCAACGCCGATCATAACCAACGGGTCATCGGCAAAGCAGGGCGGAACCGCTGGCTGGGCAAGAGGCCCAACAGTGGGTTGTGGCACCGCAAGGGGGGCTGGGCGGGTCGAAAGATTCAGCCATTGCCCCCCATGAAGAGTTATGTCAAGCTGCCCTCAGCTGCTGCCCAAAGCTGA